The Methanomassiliicoccales archaeon genome has a segment encoding these proteins:
- a CDS encoding tetratricopeptide repeat protein produces MATPITVGERIVLHLAQYTKNQNDFDAPFEVSQDGIGEALRISRAHAAIELKKLKESGTVAERISHIRAGAVKRKVYFLTQTGEDKARNLKDFANRQGIEIMPLLDLKKCKGEELWNGLNPELRSLLAKAVVFRKPFKRSALPSSNVSLLPEDREGMVDIPPSLRSSIPVLMERPALREAHSFAADYWLQEGDYVERLYHLLQANRSMEAQMLLANRGWQMARSSGPEMLEALKGLDQVMPRYAREVRRIKGESARRNGDTPYGLQVAEDMLLTGEQEEIDDGLALKGRLLLAGRQVQEALDHLKQAQEGHPSPLLDCDIAMCLGQLGQKEEAIKLLESIGRKGGIADPDLLEEVYARKGQVLSLLGRQEESIANYSKALGLARPGDKRDIYKAMAACYDALDMKEKAREYSRKASSKK; encoded by the coding sequence ATGGCGACGCCAATCACGGTCGGGGAAAGAATAGTACTGCATCTGGCTCAATACACCAAGAACCAGAACGATTTCGACGCTCCCTTCGAGGTGAGCCAGGATGGCATCGGTGAGGCTCTGCGCATCTCCCGGGCCCACGCGGCCATAGAACTGAAGAAGCTCAAGGAGTCGGGCACGGTCGCGGAGAGGATATCCCATATAAGGGCTGGAGCGGTCAAACGGAAGGTGTACTTCCTCACCCAAACCGGCGAGGACAAGGCCCGCAACCTCAAGGACTTCGCCAACCGCCAGGGGATCGAGATAATGCCCCTGCTGGACCTCAAGAAGTGCAAGGGCGAAGAACTTTGGAACGGACTGAACCCCGAGCTCCGATCGCTGCTGGCCAAGGCCGTGGTGTTCCGAAAACCATTCAAGCGCTCCGCCCTGCCATCTTCCAACGTCAGTCTCCTGCCCGAGGACCGCGAGGGCATGGTGGATATCCCGCCGTCCCTGCGAAGCTCCATCCCCGTTCTCATGGAGAGGCCCGCGCTGAGGGAGGCGCACAGCTTCGCCGCCGACTACTGGCTGCAGGAAGGGGATTACGTCGAAAGGCTGTATCACCTCCTGCAGGCCAATCGGTCCATGGAAGCGCAGATGCTCCTGGCCAACCGAGGATGGCAGATGGCCCGTTCCTCAGGACCGGAGATGCTGGAGGCGCTCAAGGGGCTTGACCAGGTCATGCCACGCTACGCTCGCGAGGTCCGCAGGATCAAGGGGGAATCGGCCAGGCGGAACGGCGACACCCCCTACGGGCTCCAGGTGGCCGAAGATATGCTGCTGACGGGCGAGCAGGAGGAGATCGACGATGGGCTGGCCCTCAAAGGAAGGCTATTGCTGGCGGGCAGGCAGGTCCAGGAGGCCCTGGACCACCTAAAACAGGCTCAGGAAGGGCACCCGTCCCCCCTGCTGGATTGCGACATCGCCATGTGCTTGGGGCAGCTGGGGCAGAAGGAGGAGGCCATCAAACTGTTGGAATCGATCGGCCGGAAAGGGGGCATAGCCGACCCTGACCTCTTGGAGGAGGTGTACGCCCGCAAGGGCCAGGTACTGTCGTTACTGGGTCGCCAGGAGGAATCCATTGCCAACTACAGCAAGGCCTTGGGGCTGGCCCGTCCGGGGGACAAGCGGGACATCTACAAGGCCATGGCCGCCTGCTACGATGCGCTGGACATGAAGGAGAAGGCCAGGGAGTACTCCCGCAAGGCCTCCTCTAAAAAATAG
- a CDS encoding phenylalanine--tRNA ligase subunit alpha has protein sequence MKAAEVLEGLSHSEKKVLVTLQRLEGRAPPEKVFEEGGFQQLVEVMNAASWLQSKGALDIEESARKAYCLKDRALLQKGVPERRALTIISQKGGSLGVKDLEAAMGKEESSMAIGWLMKKKLARLDKSGAESLLHLSDEGKKFQDVEMPDEALLNKLGEKDLLEGETEPAALELLKARKGVLQEKLVVSRVLCLNKLGLEIVSLGLELVDEVAQLTPELLQTGKWKSVNFRKYDVRTFAPCQYPAKKHPLTRVADEVRRIFIQMGFTEVDDEYVQPAFWNMDALFTPQDHPARDLQDTFYLKSPNRLVLDNEEVVRRVKAVHEDGGDTGSTGWRYAWSREEAERALLRTHTTVNSVRYLSEHPDPPLKIFSISRIFRNESIDMTHLPEFMQIEGIIMEEGASFDMLVSMLKDFYHRMGFDKVRVRPGPFPYTEPSLEVDIYYNGSWMELGGAGVFRPEVAGPLGIKYPVLAWGLGFERLAMLKWNLKDIRELYVTDLDMLRQSPIF, from the coding sequence ATGAAGGCCGCCGAAGTGTTGGAAGGTCTCAGCCATTCCGAGAAGAAGGTGCTGGTGACCCTGCAGAGATTAGAGGGCAGGGCACCGCCGGAGAAGGTTTTCGAGGAAGGGGGCTTCCAGCAACTGGTGGAGGTCATGAACGCTGCCTCCTGGCTGCAGTCCAAGGGCGCCTTGGACATAGAGGAGAGCGCCCGCAAGGCCTATTGCCTGAAGGACCGCGCGCTGCTGCAGAAGGGCGTGCCGGAAAGGCGTGCGCTGACCATCATATCCCAGAAGGGCGGGTCGTTGGGCGTCAAGGACCTGGAGGCCGCCATGGGCAAGGAGGAGTCCTCCATGGCCATCGGCTGGCTGATGAAGAAGAAGCTGGCCCGCCTGGACAAGTCCGGAGCGGAATCCCTGCTGCACCTCAGCGATGAAGGTAAGAAGTTCCAGGACGTCGAGATGCCGGACGAGGCCCTGCTGAACAAGCTGGGAGAAAAGGACCTTCTGGAAGGAGAGACAGAACCGGCGGCGCTGGAGCTGCTCAAGGCCCGCAAGGGCGTTCTCCAGGAAAAGCTGGTGGTGTCCCGCGTCCTCTGCCTGAACAAGCTCGGGCTGGAGATCGTATCGCTTGGCCTGGAGCTGGTAGACGAGGTGGCGCAGCTGACGCCGGAACTGTTACAGACCGGCAAGTGGAAGAGCGTCAACTTCCGCAAGTACGACGTTCGGACGTTCGCCCCTTGCCAGTACCCGGCCAAGAAGCATCCCTTGACCAGGGTGGCCGACGAGGTCCGCCGCATATTCATTCAGATGGGGTTCACCGAGGTCGACGACGAGTACGTGCAGCCGGCCTTCTGGAACATGGACGCCCTGTTCACGCCCCAGGACCATCCCGCGCGCGATCTGCAGGACACCTTCTATCTCAAGAGCCCGAACCGACTGGTTTTGGATAACGAAGAGGTGGTGCGCCGGGTAAAGGCCGTTCACGAGGACGGCGGGGACACCGGGTCCACCGGATGGCGCTACGCCTGGTCCCGCGAGGAGGCCGAGAGGGCCTTGCTCAGGACGCATACCACGGTCAACAGCGTCCGCTACCTTTCAGAGCACCCTGACCCCCCGCTGAAGATCTTCTCCATCTCCCGCATCTTCCGCAACGAGAGCATCGACATGACCCACCTGCCGGAGTTCATGCAGATCGAGGGCATCATCATGGAGGAGGGGGCGAGCTTCGACATGCTGGTCAGTATGCTGAAGGACTTCTATCACCGCATGGGGTTCGACAAGGTGCGGGTGCGGCCGGGCCCGTTCCCCTACACTGAGCCGTCGCTTGAGGTGGACATCTACTACAACGGTTCCTGGATGGAGCTGGGAGGCGCCGGGGTGTTCCGCCCTGAGGTCGCCGGTCCGCTGGGCATAAAGTATCCGGTGCTGGCCTGGGGACTGGGCTTCGAGCGCCTGGCCATGCTCAAGTGGAACCTGAAGGACATCCGAGAGCTGTACGTCACCGACCTGGACATGCTGCGGCAGAGTCCTATTTTTTAG
- a CDS encoding MFS transporter: MARSELFQGYLGKVMLVACIGSLMGTLDSTIVSVSLPTITKDLGMDGSAAIWVPAAYLVAMAVLLLTVGRYSDMHGRKRVFVAGFAIFTLGSLLCSLSSSGDQLIAFRALQGVGGAFITATSTAIITNSVPPSIRGRALGINTMAVYAGLSLGPALGGILTHAFGWRSIFLVNLPIGILVVTLALFWLKETEPAKEKKPFDLRGALVFSVALVSLMVSLTLGGKQGWDTPLPVVLLIMALVLLPLFLIIEKSRKGWAMFELELVRRNRLFAAANLSAFLNYMAYYSISFMMSFYMQSVLGMSILSTGMVLLITPVTMAIVAPISGWGSDRLGSRALATGGMVIITVAMLSMLTLDLDSGPMQIAPLLAFLGVGMGLFSTPNTSAVMGCVRRDQLGLASGTISLMRTVGMSLSLVIMGMALSMFGSPEVMEALGGGSGTLDPQLFVDGMHASLIISAVISMIGVMTSSLRPSGNGNLGKGSP; this comes from the coding sequence ATGGCCCGTAGCGAACTTTTCCAGGGATACCTGGGAAAGGTGATGCTGGTAGCCTGCATCGGTTCGCTGATGGGCACGCTGGACAGCACCATCGTGAGCGTTTCGCTCCCCACGATAACCAAGGACCTGGGCATGGACGGGAGCGCGGCCATCTGGGTCCCCGCCGCTTACCTGGTGGCCATGGCCGTCCTGCTCCTGACCGTGGGACGCTACTCCGACATGCATGGGCGGAAACGGGTCTTCGTCGCCGGTTTCGCCATCTTCACCCTCGGTTCGCTGCTGTGCAGCCTGTCCTCTAGCGGGGACCAGCTGATCGCCTTCCGCGCCCTGCAGGGGGTGGGCGGTGCGTTCATCACGGCCACCTCCACTGCCATAATCACCAATTCCGTGCCGCCCAGCATACGCGGACGAGCTCTCGGAATCAACACCATGGCGGTCTACGCCGGCCTGTCGCTAGGACCGGCCCTGGGGGGCATACTTACGCACGCCTTCGGCTGGCGCTCCATCTTTCTGGTCAATCTGCCGATAGGCATACTGGTGGTCACTTTAGCTCTCTTTTGGCTGAAAGAGACGGAACCGGCTAAGGAAAAAAAGCCCTTCGACCTGCGCGGGGCCCTAGTCTTCTCCGTGGCCTTGGTCTCCCTGATGGTATCATTGACCCTAGGAGGGAAGCAGGGGTGGGACACGCCCCTTCCAGTAGTGCTCCTAATTATGGCCCTGGTTCTGCTGCCTCTCTTCCTGATCATCGAGAAGAGCAGGAAAGGATGGGCCATGTTCGAACTGGAACTGGTGCGGCGCAATCGGCTGTTCGCCGCCGCCAACCTCTCCGCGTTCCTCAATTACATGGCATATTACAGCATCAGTTTCATGATGTCCTTCTACATGCAGAGCGTGCTGGGCATGTCCATCCTTTCCACCGGCATGGTGCTACTGATCACCCCGGTCACCATGGCGATAGTGGCTCCTATCAGCGGATGGGGGTCGGACCGGCTGGGCTCGCGGGCTCTGGCCACCGGCGGAATGGTCATCATTACCGTGGCCATGTTGTCCATGCTTACCCTGGACCTTGACTCCGGTCCGATGCAAATCGCCCCGCTGCTGGCCTTCCTAGGGGTTGGAATGGGGTTGTTCTCCACACCGAACACCAGCGCGGTCATGGGCTGCGTCCGGCGGGACCAGCTCGGCCTGGCCAGCGGGACCATCTCCCTGATGAGGACGGTGGGCATGTCCCTGAGCCTGGTGATTATGGGCATGGCGCTTTCCATGTTCGGCTCCCCGGAAGTGATGGAGGCGCTGGGCGGCGGCTCCGGGACCTTGGACCCCCAGCTGTTCGTGGACGGCATGCACGCCTCTCTGATCATTTCCGCCGTCATCTCCATGATAGGAGTGATGACGTCCTCCCTGAGGCCGTCGGGGAACGGCAATTTGGGTAAAGGAAGCCCATAA
- the tsaA gene encoding tRNA (N6-threonylcarbamoyladenosine(37)-N6)-methyltransferase TrmO: MIPIGQVSSVEDYGISEIEVLPEFEEGLYRIEQMRELDVIFVFDRSEGFDPLVHPRSDPQNPKMGVFCTRSPRRPNPLGLSRVTLLERKGRVLRVQGLDAFLGTPVLDIKGVPGKGFDWRKTGKVADGP, translated from the coding sequence ATGATCCCCATAGGTCAGGTGTCCTCGGTCGAGGACTATGGCATCTCCGAGATAGAGGTCCTTCCGGAGTTCGAGGAAGGTCTTTACCGCATCGAGCAGATGAGGGAGCTGGACGTAATCTTCGTCTTTGACCGCAGCGAGGGCTTCGATCCGCTGGTCCATCCGAGGAGCGATCCGCAAAATCCGAAGATGGGCGTGTTCTGCACCCGCAGCCCCCGTCGCCCCAACCCGCTCGGGCTCAGCCGGGTCACTCTGCTGGAGAGAAAAGGGAGGGTGCTCCGGGTGCAGGGCCTGGACGCCTTCCTGGGAACGCCGGTACTGGACATAAAGGGAGTACCGGGCAAGGGTTTTGATTGGCGGAAGACCGGGAAGGTGGCGGATGGCCCGTAG
- a CDS encoding tryptophan--tRNA ligase: MNDDFKVTPWEVTGDIDYDQLIVRFGTKKIDQELLDRLAGYGELHPMLRRGVVYSHRDLEWLLDLYDKGQKFFLYTGRGPSGGTHLGHLMPWMLNRYLQDLFKVNMYFQLTDDEKYLFNENLNLEDTRKAAYENALDFIALGFQPENTKIIVDTEDIKLLYPLALKVAKRVTFSTAKAVFGFDNSHNIGSIFYTSIQAAPCFIEDALYGKKTPCLIPCGIDQDAHFRVARDVAPLLGYPKPTLIYNKMFPGLAGTDKMSSSQPQTTIFTTDKPKEVKKKIDNAFTGGQVSVEEQRKLGGRPEVCSVFKYEYYLFEKDDKALDVLAEKCRKGEILCGECKQLLTQRINAFLEEHQRKRKEAKEHLHEYLLPTK; encoded by the coding sequence ATGAACGACGACTTCAAGGTCACCCCATGGGAGGTCACCGGGGACATCGATTACGATCAGCTCATCGTCCGCTTCGGCACCAAGAAGATAGACCAGGAGCTGCTGGACCGTCTGGCGGGCTACGGAGAGCTGCACCCCATGCTGCGCCGCGGGGTCGTTTACTCACATAGGGACCTGGAATGGTTGCTGGACCTTTACGACAAGGGGCAGAAGTTCTTCCTCTACACCGGCCGGGGGCCGTCCGGAGGGACCCACCTGGGGCATCTCATGCCCTGGATGCTCAACCGCTATCTTCAGGACCTGTTCAAGGTCAACATGTACTTCCAGCTGACCGACGACGAGAAGTATCTCTTCAACGAGAACCTGAACTTGGAGGACACCCGGAAGGCCGCTTACGAGAACGCCCTGGACTTCATCGCCCTCGGCTTCCAGCCGGAGAACACCAAGATCATCGTGGACACCGAGGATATCAAGCTACTCTACCCTCTTGCGCTCAAGGTCGCCAAGCGCGTGACCTTCTCCACGGCCAAGGCCGTGTTCGGATTCGATAACAGCCACAACATCGGCAGCATCTTCTACACCAGCATCCAGGCTGCCCCTTGCTTCATCGAGGACGCCTTATACGGGAAGAAGACGCCATGCCTCATCCCCTGCGGCATCGACCAGGACGCCCACTTCCGGGTGGCCAGGGACGTCGCACCGTTGTTAGGATATCCCAAGCCGACCCTCATCTACAACAAAATGTTCCCCGGGCTGGCCGGCACGGACAAGATGTCCTCGTCCCAGCCGCAGACCACCATATTCACCACCGACAAGCCCAAGGAGGTCAAGAAGAAGATCGACAACGCCTTCACCGGCGGGCAGGTCTCGGTGGAGGAGCAGCGCAAGCTGGGAGGGCGCCCGGAAGTGTGCTCCGTGTTCAAATACGAGTATTACCTGTTCGAGAAGGACGACAAGGCGCTGGACGTTTTGGCCGAAAAGTGCCGCAAGGGGGAGATTCTGTGCGGAGAGTGCAAGCAGCTGCTGACCCAGAGGATAAACGCGTTCCTGGAAGAGCATCAGAGGAAGAGGAAGGAGGCCAAAGAGCACCTCCACGAATATCTGCTCCCTACCAAATGA
- a CDS encoding DUF1638 domain-containing protein: MDGATSTPNGRGRLAIIACEILKPELEKLTEGWDDVVHKEYLEFALHINVDELRAKVQDKVDALTGQADAVFLGYAVCQSLSGITSKLKVPTVMLEGDDCIAAILGPVEYERQKRLCGGTWFNTPGWALRGIEGAVKELHLDAMVDQGYEPKYFLDMLFENYELCAYVDTAVGEAEKYEGLSRQFAEELGLKHVIRPCGTTNLARFLNRARELAQSEAAKHQQSF, translated from the coding sequence TTGGACGGGGCGACCTCTACCCCCAACGGAAGGGGCCGCCTGGCCATAATCGCCTGCGAGATACTCAAACCGGAACTGGAGAAGCTCACTGAAGGCTGGGACGACGTGGTGCACAAGGAATACCTGGAGTTCGCTTTGCACATCAACGTCGACGAGCTGCGGGCCAAGGTACAGGACAAGGTTGACGCCTTGACAGGACAGGCCGATGCCGTCTTCCTGGGGTACGCCGTCTGCCAATCATTGTCGGGCATCACCTCCAAGCTCAAGGTACCTACGGTCATGCTGGAAGGGGACGACTGCATCGCCGCAATACTCGGCCCTGTGGAGTACGAGCGGCAGAAACGGCTGTGTGGGGGCACCTGGTTCAATACTCCTGGATGGGCGCTCAGGGGCATCGAGGGCGCGGTCAAGGAATTGCACCTCGACGCCATGGTCGATCAGGGGTATGAGCCGAAGTACTTCCTGGACATGCTCTTCGAGAACTACGAGCTATGCGCCTACGTAGACACCGCGGTGGGCGAGGCGGAGAAGTACGAGGGGCTCTCGCGCCAGTTCGCGGAAGAGCTGGGGTTGAAGCACGTGATCCGGCCTTGCGGGACGACCAACCTGGCGAGGTTCCTCAACCGCGCCCGGGAGCTGGCTCAGAGCGAGGCCGCCAAACATCAACAATCCTTTTGA
- a CDS encoding transcriptional repressor → MNSYPSRWTKQMKVVVDIVYDAQAPVTADHVYESARSVLPRISLGTVYRNLNRLVQSGLISESKVGAVQCFFSHPYSNTHLECKVCGRLFNVSYELQLGQVARETGLRLEGYELRLKGLCKECASKCI, encoded by the coding sequence ATGAATTCGTACCCTTCCCGATGGACCAAGCAGATGAAGGTCGTGGTCGACATCGTCTATGACGCCCAGGCTCCGGTCACCGCGGACCATGTATACGAAAGCGCCAGGAGCGTCCTTCCCCGCATTAGCCTGGGGACCGTGTACCGCAACCTGAACCGGCTGGTGCAGTCCGGGCTCATATCCGAGTCCAAGGTCGGCGCGGTGCAGTGCTTCTTCTCCCACCCTTATTCCAACACCCATCTGGAATGCAAGGTTTGCGGCCGGCTGTTCAACGTCAGCTACGAACTGCAACTGGGGCAGGTAGCCAGGGAGACCGGGCTGCGGTTGGAGGGGTATGAGCTACGATTGAAAGGCCTATGTAAGGAGTGTGCCTCGAAATGCATATAA
- a CDS encoding energy-coupling factor ABC transporter permease, with amino-acid sequence MHIMEGYLDIYWCLFWALLALPFLIYGFYSIRRMLREDPGQKTVLALSGAFIFVLSSLKMPSVTGSSSHPTGTGFSTMFYGVGVTSILSLIVLIFQALLLAHGGLTTLGANVFSMGIAGPLVAFLVFKALTKAGASTPVKVFITVFIADLMTYVMTSIELALAFGPFTDSFISFMSIFAITQIPLGIVEGILFTIFIDYLERARPDLTERIFPKKRGTEAES; translated from the coding sequence ATGCATATAATGGAGGGTTATCTGGACATCTATTGGTGCTTGTTCTGGGCCTTGCTAGCGCTGCCCTTCCTGATTTACGGGTTCTACTCCATCAGGAGGATGCTGAGGGAGGACCCGGGGCAAAAGACGGTCCTGGCATTGTCCGGGGCGTTCATCTTCGTTCTTTCCTCTCTAAAGATGCCTTCGGTTACCGGTTCCTCATCCCATCCCACTGGAACCGGATTCTCCACTATGTTCTATGGTGTCGGCGTGACCTCCATCCTTTCTCTCATCGTGCTGATATTCCAGGCATTACTGCTAGCGCATGGCGGCCTGACCACCCTCGGTGCAAATGTGTTCTCCATGGGCATTGCTGGCCCTCTGGTCGCCTTCCTGGTATTCAAAGCCCTGACCAAGGCTGGCGCATCCACTCCGGTGAAGGTGTTCATCACAGTTTTCATCGCGGACCTCATGACCTACGTTATGACCTCCATCGAATTGGCGCTGGCCTTCGGCCCGTTCACTGATTCTTTTATAAGCTTCATGTCGATCTTCGCCATAACCCAGATACCCCTGGGAATCGTGGAAGGCATACTCTTCACCATTTTCATCGACTACCTGGAAAGGGCCAGGCCAGACCTAACGGAAAGGATATTCCCTAAAAAGAGGGGGACTGAAGCTGAATCGTAA
- a CDS encoding energy-coupling factor ABC transporter substrate-binding protein, with the protein MAMILVAAIILNPSSDFGGTDDSGGKTIGKIDPNYEPWFHSLWEPSGETATLLFCLQTAIGALVIGYFIGVTHQRNLTVNKEQGKE; encoded by the coding sequence ATCGCCATGATATTGGTCGCAGCCATAATTTTGAACCCGTCCTCTGATTTCGGAGGCACTGACGACAGCGGCGGAAAGACGATAGGTAAGATCGACCCGAACTATGAGCCGTGGTTCCACAGTCTGTGGGAGCCCTCCGGCGAAACGGCGACGCTGCTGTTCTGCCTGCAGACAGCCATAGGCGCCCTGGTGATCGGATATTTCATCGGTGTCACCCATCAGAGGAATTTGACCGTCAACAAGGAACAGGGAAAGGAGTAA
- the cbiQ gene encoding cobalt ECF transporter T component CbiQ: protein MFELDELAYRSACLKWSPTGKFVFVLTLLISSLLSKSLLVPIVIAVIGIVLLGYSIRFRFPKIIGIILLDAIGMMILGAIIIAAVTPGDTIYNLDLWLFQIDFSNAGIFIATLVTMRALAGMSVMLFFATSTPIPYFADMLVRMKVPKEFAELMTLVYRYSFMLFDELEKMYLAAQCRLGFRGKMNSLRTYAKMLTGMFIRSIETAERQNIGMQCRNYQSSVSMLREPKGITYAWGIVSVIAFLGLFQLNLMCVHVGLLLG from the coding sequence ATGTTCGAACTCGACGAGCTTGCATACCGGTCCGCATGTTTGAAGTGGTCCCCCACTGGCAAGTTCGTTTTCGTTCTGACCCTGCTGATATCCTCGCTCCTATCCAAGTCCCTGTTGGTGCCCATAGTGATAGCGGTCATCGGCATCGTCCTGCTGGGATATTCCATCCGCTTCAGATTCCCCAAGATCATAGGTATCATTTTGCTGGACGCTATAGGAATGATGATCCTGGGTGCGATCATCATAGCCGCGGTCACGCCCGGGGACACCATATACAACCTAGACCTATGGCTGTTCCAGATTGATTTCTCGAATGCTGGAATATTCATCGCTACCCTGGTCACAATGCGGGCGTTGGCCGGTATGAGCGTCATGCTGTTCTTCGCCACCTCCACCCCCATTCCCTACTTCGCGGACATGCTGGTCCGGATGAAGGTGCCGAAGGAGTTCGCCGAGCTCATGACCTTGGTCTACCGCTATTCCTTCATGCTGTTCGACGAACTGGAAAAAATGTATCTGGCAGCCCAGTGCCGGCTCGGTTTCCGGGGCAAGATGAACTCCCTGCGCACCTACGCCAAGATGCTTACCGGGATGTTCATCCGGTCCATCGAGACGGCGGAGAGGCAGAACATCGGCATGCAGTGCCGCAACTATCAGAGCAGCGTCAGCATGTTACGAGAGCCAAAAGGGATCACCTACGCCTGGGGCATCGTCAGCGTCATCGCCTTCCTGGGGCTGTTCCAGCTCAACTTAATGTGCGTCCACGTCGGATTACTGTTGGGGTAG
- a CDS encoding ABC transporter ATP-binding protein — protein sequence MSRTLVECQNVSFEYPNRGQALRDISLSIEEGKKTAIIGPNGAGKSTLFLHFNGVLKPKSGQVLFQGQPIVYRNKELSQLRKEVAVILQNPDDQIFSATVEEDVAFGPLNLGLPRDEVEARVDEALSLVDMSHIRERPSQQLSFGQRKRLALAGALAMRPKVLIMDEPTAGLDPHMVQEVLELTEELHMKGITLIMSTHEMEVAYSWADDFKVVHQGRLMFSGGADELFANRTLLELLGFQAPPVYRMNEEMVRSALMSVEPVPRNMTEMRLKISHMNRRPIGGMHIKEVDQDRIPTILEVHGLISQGKVVGYYGSTAKHLLASTLPTDVRLPGLTECLDKMIDGREAVLYAEPKLMPFIEHHINNLARKHHSRIEVTRD from the coding sequence ATGAGCAGGACCTTGGTCGAATGTCAGAACGTCAGCTTCGAATATCCCAACCGAGGCCAGGCCCTGCGCGACATCTCCCTCAGCATCGAGGAGGGGAAAAAGACCGCCATAATCGGCCCCAACGGCGCCGGCAAGTCCACTCTGTTCCTGCATTTCAACGGCGTGCTGAAACCCAAATCAGGCCAGGTGCTGTTCCAAGGCCAACCGATCGTCTACCGCAACAAGGAGCTCAGCCAGCTGCGAAAGGAGGTGGCGGTCATACTGCAGAACCCGGACGACCAGATATTCTCGGCCACAGTGGAGGAGGACGTGGCCTTCGGTCCCCTGAACCTGGGGCTGCCCCGGGACGAGGTAGAGGCCCGGGTGGACGAGGCGCTGTCATTGGTCGACATGTCCCACATACGAGAACGACCGTCGCAGCAGCTGTCCTTCGGACAAAGGAAACGGCTTGCGCTGGCCGGTGCCCTGGCCATGCGCCCTAAGGTGCTAATAATGGACGAGCCGACCGCGGGCCTGGACCCGCACATGGTGCAGGAGGTCCTAGAGCTCACGGAGGAGCTGCACATGAAAGGCATAACGCTCATCATGTCCACCCACGAGATGGAGGTGGCCTACTCCTGGGCCGATGACTTCAAGGTCGTGCACCAGGGGCGGCTGATGTTCTCGGGTGGGGCGGACGAGCTGTTCGCCAACCGCACCTTGCTAGAGCTTTTGGGCTTCCAAGCCCCGCCGGTCTACCGCATGAACGAGGAGATGGTCAGGTCCGCGCTCATGTCCGTGGAGCCGGTGCCGAGGAATATGACCGAGATGAGATTGAAGATCAGCCACATGAACCGCCGGCCTATCGGCGGCATGCACATCAAGGAGGTGGACCAAGACCGTATCCCGACCATACTGGAAGTGCACGGACTGATCTCCCAGGGGAAGGTGGTGGGATACTACGGTTCCACGGCCAAGCACCTGCTGGCCAGCACCCTGCCCACCGACGTGAGGCTGCCGGGATTGACCGAATGCTTGGACAAGATGATCGACGGCCGGGAGGCGGTGCTGTACGCCGAACCTAAGCTGATGCCCTTCATCGAGCATCATATTAATAATTTAGCTCGAAAGCATCATTCCCGCATCGAAGTGACCCGCGATTGA